From one Silene latifolia isolate original U9 population unplaced genomic scaffold, ASM4854445v1 scaffold_70, whole genome shotgun sequence genomic stretch:
- the LOC141640032 gene encoding protein FAR1-RELATED SEQUENCE 5-like — translation MIGFAAHSSQLSYYSNYFLYSGFPAQNLCVFNNHCDVCNVTSSSCNDLHVSAITSKDSNDIVESSITSTVLIEPPDASSSTPHVEQHSVPSRVHQLLLDSTPGGSELWTRNVAPEFKPYIGQLFGTLEEAISFYDVYAEACGFEPRKSSKKRSVSGDVKYKFVACNHEGFRDRKRKATVLDSGKEQATPRPFDIRNTKLTRIGCTAMIKFRYNGDGYVVFQFREWHNHRLCSLRNQQFKKKHRHLHLYHKKTIIDHSRVNQGPTRAFRNVKEYVDGYENVAAQLVDFKNFGRDIKCFIGDRDAQLFVNYFEDKRDTTEGFYFAYEVDSGKCLVRAFWCDAESRRNYALFGDYITYDPTYKDLINSFTWVFQKFLDAMGQREPHCIITDQCAGIKLGLRVVFKHAKRRYCMWHIMQKLTDKVGPAISRETDFVSRLNAIVWDAELEPLEFEEKWCQLVNEHNLDGNSWLSTMFRKRRKWIPAYFRDVPMGCLLRTTQRSESQNNFFKRFENAHGTLVEFLMRFQSAIDVQRNTQKQLDRDDDCTLPQLATSLKLEAHASKVYTNAAFSYFQVEASASICSLSVGGFTPPANGVELIGIADARTQKTYQVVYNYLTNDAECSCKLFNRRGETQSTIVVNDQRAGVGDASWVRFLNRGEDSTTSSEPENKGSGKRMISKKQQCIVKAEKPKRLCRNCKQMAHHDKRNCPNAFVPDADNKGSSDEDDADDGVDRSKEFLLMALINYSSSK, via the exons atGATAG GTTTTGCTGCTCattcttcacaattatcatattattccaATTATTTCCTTTATTCAG GTTTTCCTGCTCAAAATCTCTGCGTATTCAATAATCATTGCGATGTCTg TAATGTAACTTCTTCTTCCTGTAATGATCTTCATGTCTCTGCTATTACCTCTAAAGATAGTAATGATATTGTTGAGTCTTCAATTACTTCTACTGTTCTGATTGAACCACCTGATGCATCTAGTTCTACTCCacatgttgaacaacattctgtTCCTTCTCGTGTGCATCAACTACTTTTGGACTCCACACCTGGTGGTAGTGAATTGTGGACAAGGAATGTTGCACCTGAGTTTAAACCTTATATTGGCCAGTTGTTTGGGACGTTAGAAGAAGCTATTAGTTTTTATGATGTGTATGCAGAAGCATGTGGTTTTGAACCTAGGAAGTCTTCTAAAAAAAGGTCTGTTTCTGGTGATGTGAAGTATAAATTTGTTGCTTGCAACCATGAAGGTTTTAGAGATCGTAAGAGGAAGGCTACTGTTTTAGATAGTGGAAAGGAGCAGGCAACTCCCAGGCCTTTTGATATCAGGAACACTAAATTAACTAGGATTGGTTGTACTGCTATGATTAAGTTTCGCTATAATGGGGATGGTTATGTTGTTTTTCAGTTTCGTGAGTGGCATAATCACCGTCTTTGTTCACTTAGAAATCAACAGTTTAAAAAAAAACACAGGCACCTCCATCTTTACCATAAAAAGACAATTATTGATCATTCAAGGGTTAATCAAGGGCCAACAAGGGCATTTAGAAATGTCAAGGAATATGTAGATGGCTATGAGAATGTTGCAGCTCAACTGGTTGATTTTAAGAATTTTGGAAGGGATATCAAATGTTTCATAGGAGACCGGGATGCTCAACTGTTTGTTAACTATTTTGAGGATAAACGTGATACCACTGAAGGTTTTTACTTTGCTTATGAGGTGGATTCTGGTAAATGCTTGGTTCGTGCGTTTTGGTGTGATGCAGAGTCTCGTAGAAACTATGCTTTGTTTGGTGATTACATCACTTACGATCCAACTTACAAAGATTTAATAA ATTCGTTCACGTGGGTCTTTCAAAAGTTCCTTGATGCTATGGGACAGCGAGAGCCACACTGTATAATAACTGATCAGTGTGCTGGAATAAAGCTGGGTTTGCGTGTTGTCTTCAAACATGCTAAGcgcagatattgcatgtggcatatcatgcaaaAGCTTACTGATAAGGTTGGGCCTGCAATTTCGAGAGAGACTGATTTTGTCAGCCGTTTGAATGCTATTGTTTGGGATGCTGAGTTAGAACCTCTTGAATTTGAAGAAAAGTGGTGTCAGTTGGtcaatgagcataatcttgacgGTAATTCCTGGTTGTCAACCATGTTTAGAAAAAGGAGGAAATGGATCCCAGCTTATTTTCGTGATGTTCCTATGGGTTGTCTATTACGAACAACTCAACGTTCTGAGAGTCAGAATAATTTTTTCAAGCGTTTTGAAAATGCACATGGTACACTTGTTGAATTCTTGATGCGGTTTCAAAGTGCCATTGATGTACAGCGCAATACTCAAAAACAACTTGATAGAGACGATGATTGTACTCTTCCACAATTAGCGACTTCTCTTAAGTTGGAAGCTCATGCTTCCAAGGTTTATACAAATGCTGCTTTCTCGTATTTTCAAGTAGAAGCTTCTGCTTCTATTTGTTCTCTTAGTGTTGGTGGCTTCACACCACCTGCAAACGGTGTAGAATTAATTGGTATTGCTGATGCCAGAACGCAGAAGACCTACCAAGTCGTCTACAATTATCTAACGAATGACGCTGAATGTTCTTGCAAGTTGTTCAACAGAAGG GGTGAAACTCAATCCACAATCGTAGTCAATGACCAAAGAGCAGGAGTTGGAGATGCTTCTTGGGTGCGCTTTCTCAACCGAGGTGAGGATTCTACCACCTCGTCGGAGCCTGAGAACAAGGGTAGCGGGAAGAGAATGATCTCCAAAAAGCAACAATGCATAGTTAAAGCAGAGAAGCCTAAAAGGCTTTGTCGTAATTGCAAACAAATGGCTCACCATGATAAACGTAACTGTCCTAATGCTTTTGTACCTGATGCCGACAATAAG GGTAGTTCAgatgaggatgatgctgatgatggGGTTGATCGGTCGAAGGAGTTTTTGTTGATGGCGCTCATTAATTATAGCAGCAGCAAATAG